The DNA window TGATCGAGGGATCCTCCCTGTTCTTCAAGGACCAGCACCAGTTGAGTCCGATCTTCCAGGCTCTCGGATTTAAAGTGGCCGCTTCGATCCCTCTGATCGCCGACGATCGAGTCGTTGGCGGGATGAATGTCGTCAGTTCACAGGTCCACCAGTTCGACGATGATGAGCGGGGTATTCTCGAGTCGATCGGTAGGGAGATCGGGGCTGCGGTCGTGAAGACAGAACTGCAGCAGCAGGTACAGTCTACCTGTACCCGGGCGAACCTGTACCTTGATATCGTCACCCATGATGTGAACAATGCGATCACGGCGACGATGATGTATGCCACCCTGCTGACCGAGACCCTGGATGGAGAGGACCAGGATATCGCAGAACGCCTGTTGGTCGGAGTCGAGAAGAGCGGGGAGATCATCAGGAACGTCTCCACGATCCGGCGGATCCACGAGAACCATACACCCCTACAAAATACAGACCTGGTCAGGGTGATCAGATCTGAGGCAGAGCACTTCGATGAGACCAGGATCGCTGTTCCTTCGGGGGAAGTGATGGTGATGGTCGACGATCTGGTCGCCGAGATCTTCACCAACCTGATCGGGAACAGTCTGAAGTATGGGGGGCCGTCGGTGAGAGTACAGGTCCGGATCAGGGATCTCAGGGAGATGGTCGAGATCTCCGTCGAGGACGACGGCCCCGGTATCCCGGATTCTCAGAAGGAGATGGTCTTCAACCGGTTTTCACGGGGAGATCAGGACTGTTCCGGGAAGGGGCTCGGCCTCTTCATCACCAGATCCCTGGTCGAGCGTTACGGTGGCACAATCCAGGTTGAGGACCGGATACCAGGCGACCCCGGAAAGGGGGCGGCCATCAGGTTCACCCTTATGAAAGGATCTCCGACAAAGGGGAACTGACAAGGTATTTACCAGTACAGGCTTAAGATATCTTATCCAGAATCCGGTGACCTGATGATACCGACAAACACATCAAGACTCAGGAAATTTGTATCTCCAGAGTTTGTCTACGGTAGCGGTGCTCGTATGCTCGCCGGGCAGTATGCTCGGAACTTCGGGGCCAGAAAGGTGTTGCTGGTTACCGATCCCGGGGTGGTCAGAACCGGATATGTAGATGAGGTGGTACAGACGCTGACCGAGGTCGGTGTCAGTGTTCATCTCTTTGATCAGGTCTCTTCTAATCCCCGGGTGGAAGAGGTGATGGAAGGAGCACTGCTGTATCAGGCTGGCGGATGCAATGGAATCGTCGCAGTGGGAGGTGGATCGGCCATCGACTGTGCAAAGGGGATCGGGATCGTCTCAGCACACCACGAGCATATTATCTCTTTTGAAGGGGTTGACCAGGTGAAGAGGCCTGGTCCACCCCTTGTCTGTGTTCCAACCACCGCCGGCTCTTCAGCAGATCTCTCACAGTTTGCGATCATCTATGACCAGACCAGGCGTCGGAAGTTCGCGATCATCAGCAAGGCAATCGTCCCCGATGTCTCGCTGATCGACCCGGATACCCTGATCACCCTCCCGTCGCACCTGATCGCAGTGACCGGGTTCGACGCCCTGGCCCATGCCATCGAGGCCTTTGTCTCCAACGCCAGTTCCCCGATCACCGATCTCCAGGCCCTGGCGGCGATCCGGCT is part of the Methanosphaerula palustris E1-9c genome and encodes:
- a CDS encoding ATP-binding protein, producing the protein MIPIKEAWDRDMLLNAVPVGILVLRSDMTVLFWNNTLAGWTGISSETIAGRQIGEFFPDLVSPKITMRLCAVFEQGVPAIFSSQLHQYMIPVPLGNGRMQNQKTTVTALPSGEGHYHALFSIEDVTDLVNQVKAYRGMRDQVLEEMTCRLQGEEEIRQKNNELSILHQITQVATSSASVDELVTLVLGKVISLLGFEGGGVCLIRQDQQNTADLIASQGLPPEFVEVVRTITITSPQVRQVLIEGSSLFFKDQHQLSPIFQALGFKVAASIPLIADDRVVGGMNVVSSQVHQFDDDERGILESIGREIGAAVVKTELQQQVQSTCTRANLYLDIVTHDVNNAITATMMYATLLTETLDGEDQDIAERLLVGVEKSGEIIRNVSTIRRIHENHTPLQNTDLVRVIRSEAEHFDETRIAVPSGEVMVMVDDLVAEIFTNLIGNSLKYGGPSVRVQVRIRDLREMVEISVEDDGPGIPDSQKEMVFNRFSRGDQDCSGKGLGLFITRSLVERYGGTIQVEDRIPGDPGKGAAIRFTLMKGSPTKGN
- the ercA gene encoding alcohol dehydrogenase-like regulatory protein ErcA; its protein translation is MIPTNTSRLRKFVSPEFVYGSGARMLAGQYARNFGARKVLLVTDPGVVRTGYVDEVVQTLTEVGVSVHLFDQVSSNPRVEEVMEGALLYQAGGCNGIVAVGGGSAIDCAKGIGIVSAHHEHIISFEGVDQVKRPGPPLVCVPTTAGSSADLSQFAIIYDQTRRRKFAIISKAIVPDVSLIDPDTLITLPSHLIAVTGFDALAHAIEAFVSNASSPITDLQALAAIRLLATTLPQVTESTTNGQRESLMLASLEAGLAFSNASLGASHAMAHALGGLLDIPHGVCNAILLEKVVAFNFSAVPERYTRIGEIFGLDLKDKSDQEVKESVCAGIRGLAAGIKDMPDLKMLGVTRDVISLMAADAMEDPCMVTNPKKPTVEEIEAIYEELL